From the genome of Metarhizium brunneum chromosome 4, complete sequence, one region includes:
- the ANKRD50_5 gene encoding Ankyrin repeat domain-containing protein 50 has product MPGLHLRLPLSNLLRIVRTGARFRAEAPNRNKRPPGRLDYDAIIYLLTRVLFNLQTALKDLLGSGNTPLAVINRGLFWACQLGHGSVVTTLLTAGADPNSRQVQQQSALTVASQHGHLEFVMTVMALERTDINAGGRRGRSALSFACGNGHEGIVKKLLGRRDCNADHTDDSKATPFFWAGGGGHHSIISTLARQPAVNINHRDKNGRTAVSWAAGDGMDDTLKLLLKIPGIHVNLKDKTGKSPLSWAADYGFAVLLESTAVDILSVDETGRIAISWASGGGHCDCLVNLLGKGKLGADVEDTAGWTPLAWAIQKDSPKTIHTLISDGGVDIERTDRSRRTALNWAVECGHAPVVQVLLQAGASPGSRRNGGGSAIRTATRLGRNDLLDMLKKYSIEWETD; this is encoded by the exons ATGCCGGGTCTACACCTACGGCTACCCCTCTCAAATCTTCTCCGAATCGTTCGCACGGGTGCACGATTTCGCGCGGAGGCTCCTAATCGAAATAAGAGACCTCCAGGACGGCTCGACTACGATGCGATTATCTACCTTCT CACCCGCGTCCTATTTAACCTGCAAACTGCGCTCAAGGATCTGCTCGGGAGCGGGAATACACCTCTGGCCGTAATAAATAGAGGCCTATTCTGGGCGTgtcagcttggccatggcagcgtCGTTACTACTCTGCTCACAGCAGGAGCTGATCCAAATTCCCGGCAAGTTCAACAACAGAGTGCACTTACAGTTGCCTCCCAACATGGTCATTTGGAATTTGTCATGACCGTGATGGCACTCGAAAGAACTGACATCAATGCAGGGGGACGAAGAGGTAGGAGCGCACTATCATTCGCATGCGGCAATGGACACGAAGGCATTGTGAAGAAGCTGCTGGGCCGGAGGGACTGCAATGCCGACCATACGGACGATTCCAAGGCCACGCCATTTTTTTGGgccggaggaggaggacatcactccatcatctcaactttggcaaggcAGCCGGCCGTTAATATTAACCACCGGGATAAGAACGGACGCACGGCTGTTTCGTGGGCTGCCGGGGATGGAATGGATGACACGTTAAAACTTTTGCTCAAAATTCCAGGCATCCACGTCAATCTCAAAGACAAAACTGGGAAGTCACCCCTTTCCTGGGCCGCAGATTACGGCTTTGCCGTACTCCTCGAGAGCACGGCCGTGGACATATTGAGCGTCGATGAGACAGGGAGAATCGCAATATCATGGGCCTCGGGAGGCGGGCACTGTGACTGCCTAGTTaatctccttggcaaagGAAAGCTCGGTGCAGACGTTGAAGATACAGCAGGATGGACGCCTCTGGCGTGGGCTATTCAGAAAGACTCGCCAAAGACTATCCACACTCTGATTTCAGACGGAGGTGTCGACATCGAACGAACGGACCGTAGCCGAAGGACGGCGTTGAACTGGGCGGTTGAATGCGGACACGCGCCTGTCGTGCAGGTGCTTCTGCAGGCAGGAGCCAGTCCTGGTTCGAGAAGAAATGGAGGCGGATCGGCGATACGCACAGCTACACGGCTCGGGCGAAATGACTTGCTAGATATGCTTAAAAAGTATAGCATTGAATGGGAAACCGATTAG
- the hsp30_1 gene encoding heat shock protein, which yields MAFFPRAFFDNSHSFTPLFRLLDDFDNYSRQATPSSHHHDKKRAGGALWQPAFDVRESGDSYELHGELPGLTKENVHIEFAEPQTLIVRGRSERSYTSGTPHAGALEQSISKGAIAEDSESSPHKATVENTDQADAQGKEPAQQDETAVQKSDQKESEQGVKYWLSERSVGEFSRTFNFPTPVDQGAVTASFNDGILSVVVPKAKKQASRRIAIN from the coding sequence ATGGCCTTCTTCCCACGAGCATTCTTTGACAACTCTCACTCCTTCACTCCTCTCTTCCGCCTgctcgacgactttgacaaTTACAGTCGCCAAGCCACTCCATCCAGTCATCACCATGACAAGAAGCGAGCTGGCGGCGCCCTCTGGCAACCCGCATTCGACGTCCGTGAATCTGGTGACAGTTACGAACTTCACGGCGAACTGCCCGGCCTGACCAAGGAAAACGTCCACATTGAATTCGCGGAGCCTCAGACCTTGATTGTTCGCGGTAGGTCTGAGAGATCGTACACTTCTGGAACTCCACACGCCGGGGCCCTTGAACAATCCATCAGCAAGGGCGCCATCGCCGAGGACAGTGAATCGTCCCCACATAAGGCGACTGTAGAAAATACCGACCAAGCAGACGCCCAAGGGAAGGAACCAGCTCAGCAAGACGAAACTGCTGTTCAAAAGTCAGACCAGAAGGAATCTGAGCAGGGCGTCAAGTACTGGCTCTCTGAACGCAGCGTCGGCGAATTTTCTCGAACGTTTAATTTCCCCACGCCAGTTGATCAGGGTGCCGTTACGGCAAGTTTCAATGATGGTATTCTGAGCGTTGTCGtgccaaaggccaagaagcaagcaTCTCGGCGTATTGCTATCAACTAA
- the abcC_0 gene encoding ABC multidrug transporter C, whose amino-acid sequence MQRLWNQPAATIGSVIANEFLALVVSSIYYSLPDSSDNMDRSAVLMFFSPVITDYFPAFEVITIWAQRPIVGKHNRYAFYHPFTDAAASMICDTPDKLATALLFQIALYFMQHLGEPPPHS is encoded by the exons ATGCAAAGACTGTGGAATCAGCCTGCAGCAACCATAGGCTCCGTCATTGCGAATGAATTTCTCGCTCTCGTGGTCAGCAGCATCTACTACAGTCTACCCGACAGCTCGGATAATATGGACAGAAGTGCGGTTCTCATGTTTTTCTCCCCCGTAATCACGGATTATTTCCCTGCCTTTGAG GTTATTACCATTTGGGCTCAGCGCCCAATAGTAGGGAAACATAACCGGTATGCCTTTTATCATCCCTTTACTGACGCTGCTGCCTCGATGATTTGTGACACACCCGACAAACTTGCCACAGCTTTACTATTCCAGATCGCACTCTATTTCATGCAGCACCTTGGCGAACCGCCGCCACATTCTTGA
- the cctT gene encoding Short-chain dehydrogenase cctT, whose amino-acid sequence MPRTVLITGCGPAGIGAALATEFHLRGHRVFASGLSENLVGHLGELGIATLILDVTSGSSIQAAAAHVAKATGGKLDILINNAGLMHVMPFADTDVDAARRVLEVNVLGAFAVTKAFLPLLMAAADAQDDHCSLVVNVGSVNEVFRPCFFSIYNASKAAIEALGATLRTELAPLRVHVVTLKAGSVRTPLFDNAPPTKLPADSLYQPVRSYVEGRHMLDGAQFMSPQEYANKVVGELMRPSVKHVIWAGGLATLAWFLSWFGWEGMLDQTQIKRNQLYKIRK is encoded by the exons ATGCCGAGGACCGTTCTCATTACCGGCTGCGGTCCCGCGGGGATAGGCGCGGCGCTCGCGACCGAGTTTCATCTGCGTGGCCACCGGGTTTTTGCCTCTGGCCTCTCCGAAAACCTCGTCGGCCACCTAGGCGAGCTGGGCATCGCGACATTGATCCTCGACGTCACGTCGGGCTCGTCCAtccaagccgccgccgcgcacGTGGCCAAGGCGACAGGCGGCAAGCTCGACATTCTCATCAACAATGCGGGGCTCATGCATGTCATGCCCTTTGCCGACACCGATGTCGACGCCGCGCGCAGAGTGCTCGAGGTCAACGTCCTgggcgcctttgccgtcaCCAAGGCCTTTCTGCCGCTgctcatggccgccgccgacgcgcAGGACGACCACTGCtccctcgtcgtcaatgTCGGCAGCGTCAACGAGGTCTTCCGGCcctgcttcttcagcatcTACAACGCGTCCAAGGCGGCCATTGAGGCCCTCGGCGCGACGCTCCGCACCGAGCTTGCGCCGCTGCGAGTTCATGTTGTCACGCTTAAGGCGGGCAGCGTACGCACGCCTCTGTTCGACAATGCGCCTCCCACTAAGCTGCCGGCAGACAGCCTGTATCAGCCCGTCAGGAGCTACGTCGAGGGGCGGCACATGCTCGACGGAGCCCAGTTTATGAGCCCCCAGGAGTACGCAAACAAGGTTGTTGGCGAGCTGATGCGGCCGTCGGTCAAACACGTCATATGGGCCGGTGGTTTGGCTACCCTTGCCTGGTTCCTGAGCTGGTTTGGCTGGGAAGGCATGCTT GACCAGACACAGATCAAGCGGAACCAACTCTATAAGATTCGCAAATAG